The Astatotilapia calliptera chromosome 22, fAstCal1.2, whole genome shotgun sequence region CACCATCAGAGGGCTGCACTCGGCTAAAACACTCTTCCATACTTTTTGGTTGCTTTCAAGTGTCGCGAAGCTTTTCCTCAGAGCCTGATGAAGCGTAGCTACCGCAAGCGTGGACATTTCAGCAAACGATTTCAGTACTTAGGTGTTCAAAGGGAAAAACACGAAATACATTAAGTCAGCTTTATGTCTTATTTTCCATGAAGGCGACTTTatgaaaaatgacttttaaatgATTCTTCCCGCAGCTACAGAACATCACATTTCTACCATGTTGCCTGAACCACTTCCGTTCTCTTGATGTAAACACTGACGTTTGGCGCTACGATAGGCTGAAAACAAAGTTGTTGCGACGCATGGCACATGCGCGTCCTAATTGGCTGATCTGGTGTGTTGGCCCCTCCCCGCGCGAAGATTTGAAAACGGCTTTGTGAAGGAAGGAAGGCGAGTCTCGAGGACGAacaggaaaaacacatttaggtAATGatatatactttaaaaaattTATGTAAATACATCTCGGGACAGTTATTTAAAAGACCATAACACATATTGGTAGATGTAAACACAGCTGTCGAAAATAAGGTCAGAAAATAAGCGTTAACTCAGCTAAAGCTACTTGCTAACGTTAGCTTCACCAACAGTTAGCCGCATGTaggctgattttttgtttttgcattcttTTGTTCCCGATTAAGGCCACAATGTTAACATTTCATGGTGTCTATGGGGTGTTAATATACCACACTATACTGCACTACACTGTACTGTACTAGGGTATATTGTAATTACTAATATACTCCGTGTCCGTCAGAAATGGCTCCCAGGAAAAGGACCACCAAACGCAAGAATAACCCCAAGACGGCAAAACTGGAAGCTTTTATGGAGGATTTTGACAGCGAGGgtgattattattactatttttttttaactcaccaTAGAAATGCTACAGAAATACTCCCTGTTCTTTTTTCGGTTGCTCACTTTAGGAGTCGCCACAGGAGAACATTTTCTTCCAGCTCACTATATccttagcatcctcctctgtcttaCCAACTCTCGGAGCgtcctccttcactgcatcCATGAACCTTTTCTACTTTTCCTCCAGCTTTGGAGCTCAATATTCAACATAATTTGTCCAGTATTTCCACTGTCCCCCCTTTGCACATGTTTATGACATCTGAGCcctgcctctctaactttgtctccaaaccactCAACTTCAACCATCCTTCACATGTACTAATTTCTAATCTGTCCTTTCTGGTCACTACCAATGGAAATCTTGccttcactcttgctgctaacCTACTGCTACAAATCACCACTGATGCTAACATCCATCCACCCCACCCTGACACTGTATAACTTAAGCTGAAGTGACAATGTATAACTGAAGCGGAACTCAACATTTGTGTTTCTGCAGTGAAGACTAGAGTTGGACAGGTGAAAGAGAAGATTAACCAGCTGTTGAAAGATGTTGACAACAGCTACAACATGGCAATAATTAAGCTCCCCAAGGCTGTCAGACAAATGAACTGGTTGGAGCATTGGAGTAAGTATACATAGATTATTGACTAACAAATCCCAAATCTATAAAGAAGAAATGCTCTTGAGCCACAGAGACTTTTACAGCATTCTGCttcctatttttaaaaaagctaatggtacattttcaaaaatctgtgcatttgatcttggatgaatttcatttttaaacagcatTAAATAAAGAATATTTACATCTCTGCAGAGTCTGAGAAACCACAAACACCAGAACTCGATAATGCAAAGGTCAGTTGATTAGCCTTCTCAAATTATACTTAATATACGTTAAGTATATATAAGTTTCATGCTTGTGCAAGGATGCTCTGTTCTGCATAAACACTCAGTTATATTTGCTTTTATAGAGAAAAGAGGAAGCTGCACTCGTGGAAAGTGTTGTGGCTAAGGATCATACATCTCTTCTAAAAACAATTGAGAAAAGTGAGTTAAAAGTAGTTTATACATTTCCCTTGAAACAAGAAAACCATTTCCCTTTAGCCAATGCAATTTGTTTTGTCCAATCCACAGCATTAAAGATGAAAGGTGGGGCTACATTGAGCTCTGAGGATGAAAACGTCCCAAGCACAACAAAAAAGGTAATGACTGCTTTTCATACAGTCATACATGAGAGCAACTACATACAGCTGTTGTTATGCAGGATCCTCtgtttgcttcttttgtggtgttTTAAATGCTTGTTTATAATTTAGGGGAGAACTACCAGAAAGCCCCCGACTAAAACAAAGAGGGCAAAGGCGCTGTCGATCAGCAAGCAGAGCTCCACCATCAGACGGTAAGCTCTTTTactttttgtattgttctttttctttctttcttttcttcttctttcctcccGTGCTAAAAACTTTTGGAAGCAAGTTTGGTGGCTAACAAATGTGATGCTAACACATTGTCATTGTTTGGATTCAGATCAAACAGGAACCCCCTGATTACTCCTGCCAGAAGCTTGCTGGATTCTTCTGTGATGATGGGACCCACTCCTCTTATTACCCCCCGCTTTGACCCAAGGTACACCTTAGAATTATACTGTGTCACTCTAAAGATGGTGTTTGTGTCAATGGCAATTAGTGTTCTAGTTGATTGAGAGGGGAGAAAACGTATttataaaacagttaaaaaaaggaTTCAAAATTGAGCACAGATGAAGACGGGTCAGATTTATATTGTGCATAAGATACTAGACTCACATACTGGTCAGGTTAGTTTGCTGTGTGTGAATAACATTAGCAGTGCACCAGTCGTCCTCACAGGTTGACATCTACACCTGTGCTGAATGTGGTTATTCAGTGCGGCTCACTGAAGACTTCTGCATTGTTATGTCTTTATATTCAGTGATTTATTACTGAGACATAGTACTGAGATATTTTTACTAGCACAAATTCATTTACAGTTCATGCTGAATAGATAGTGATTCTGTGAAAACATgggcaaacagacaaacaaatgctCAAAGTATTGTATTAAAGCTCAGGCTTCTCGTTAAAGCAAAATCTCTGCTCTCATAGAGCTGTAAGTGGATCTAGTGTCTTTGAGTGTTAGAAAGTGTGTGGGGACTGGAGACTTGCTGTAATCTGGCAGCCCCTGCTATTTACTCTGTAATGTTGACATTTCCTACAAAGAAGGCTTCATATTACTCACTACACCTCAGGCTTCCCAAGACCCCCGCAGTGAGAGTTCCCCGCCACAAGGAGAGGGTCTATAGCATTTCAGTCAACGGCTCTCCCATTGCAGCAGGAAATGAGGATATTGTCATCAATGTTCCCGTTGGGAATGGAGAGGTGAGTGCACATTTAGTCAGGCTCAGAGCTTCAGGTACTATTGATCAGTCAGTTGTTTAAGAAATGATTTTAACAAGGCAGCAGAGGAAACGATatttactgaagaaatttaGATGTCTATTTTCAGGAAGATAAAACATTGAATACTTTGTTATATATGGTTTATTGAAAATGAGCTTAAAGATGCATTAAATCGGCCTTCAAGTCTTCTGCTTTCATGTTGATTTTATACTGTGTTTATGTTGATGACTGTTTAGTTACATTTGATGACTTCATGGCTTTTGAGTAATTAATTGTCTAACAAAACTCTTGATTAGAAGGCTAATTCTCAAAAACGAAATCACTAACACAAGTGTCCTTAACATATTGATCCAGAGCATTCACCTGCTGGCCAGTCAGATGGACTCAGTAGATCTGTCACTGCTGGACGAAACCGCCATGAGGAGCATTCGGCAGCTGCAGGTAAAAATTCCAGCAGGACAGCGTTACTTGCAGTTTCATCAGCttttcatcactgttttgtTGCAGCTTTAGCCAAATTTTGATGTGAAATATTTGCATATGCTTTGATTctcatcatttctttttatttttcccaacAGAATCGACTCACAACATTGTGTGGGACATCAGAGTGACCAAACAGTCTGCCACGGACGTGtactatactttttttttttttttttaaaaacaagttttatcTCTATTATAAAGCTTTCATCATTCTACAATgtggcatgttttttttcttcttcttttttttgcctttatacAGTTTATACTTTAACTAATACTTTAGGATACAGTGTAAGGTTAATATTTGTTGCGCTGGACACTGTTTTCTTGAGATCCTTCACATTCACTGGAATTAATCTAGGAGTTAAACTGTTCATTTCATTGTATTTACATTCTCCTAAATTATctctttacttaaaaaaatttaattttatgtaGTTTCAGATGCTTTTTTGTTGCAGGGGAAATTGGATAGATTTTAGTGCTATTCCAGTCTTTTATTCCTGGCCAGTCTGGATTTAATGGATCTTAATAGGACTTGCATGATAATATCCAACAGAAACATGCAGTATGTGCTTATCAGATACaactttctctttattcttttttttttttttttttttttttaaagtacattttctGATATTATTTGTGTGGTTTGTCATTGCTGCAATAAACCCCCTCCATGTTTCTATCACTAACCTTGTAGTTACATCAATAGTTAAAATGTATACGTCGTGTACATCGTGCACTCTGTCTTCATAACTGTGTGATGTGGCTATTTTCTGGTTTATTGGGGTTTTGTATTCTTAAATATAGCAGATggcatgtttgatttttatctTAATTATGCCATAATGTGGAAAttcgttttttctttctttcagtggacagattttttttaagttgtatcTGTGCATAGTGACCAGTAGGTGGCAGCATTTCACCACAGAAATATTTGTCAGGCACCTGAACAgcctctgctctttttttttttttattgttaaaggaaaaaaaagatttctgtaTCTGATCAAACTTTTTTAACTGCTTGTTATTTACTGGTAGCAAATTTTTATATgtttgttgatttttattttataatctgTACAGTTATAGGTGTCTGTATTCTCTCTTGTATTAGATTACACTGTCAAGCATGATTTATACTGgtgatatttattttacatctttGTTTTCCAGTTGTGAGGCTGCAGCGTTGTTTTCAAACCTCACCACAACTTTTTATCTGTAAGCTACCGCACTCTTTTTGCTTATGTAAGAAGTTCCTCTTGCCCTTTCCCGACTTTGTTTACACAAAGGGATATTAGTCAGTCACGTGATTGCTCTTGGCAGGAAGTGAAAGCCTTTCCTGCTCTTGGCACAGGAACCTGCACTCTGACCTTCGGGGACATCATAACGCTGCCAATTAGAAGCTTGTTAAGCTTCGTTAGGCCTGATGAGCTCATTAGGGTTTCCACCTGGGATGGTGAACTGGGTCAGGCCGGGCCTCACCTTGGGCCCAGGTAGACAAGCATAACTCTTTGCTGCTCGTGGTGGATTCTCATGCATCATATGCTACCAAGGCACAGCATGGGAACTTTGTGCCCCCCAACTGAAATCGGGCCGGGTCTCTTCCATCTGTATCCATCTTATGTACTTTATCATCTCCTGTCTCTTGCCGTGCAAACTGTGCTGCAAAGGTAAAACCAAACTCTGCATCAGTGAAAACGACAGATGTTGTGGTCAACGGTGCATGCAGTTCAGCTCCCTCGTTAGCAGTGGGCCAAGGCCTCGCGCACCTGCTCTATATATCATAGAATTTTCCTTGTTTTGCCTCTGAATGGAttggatcctttttttattcTCTAGGTGAGTAGAAAATTGCCATTTTGCATGGATGGCTTGCTTTTCAGTAAGCATGCAGGCTGTGGCGCAGTGACAGGTGCGGTATGGATGGGGCGGATTTTGAGGTCACAGAGCAACACTACTACATAAATCATCCACTGAAATGTTCAGGTTGAGGGATTGGAACCTGAGATAGTGGGAAGGGAAGAGTGAGTGCAAAGATGCTTCAACATAACAAGCAACTCTGCATTAATGCTCAGTCTGTGGAAGTCTAGATTTACCTGCCTTTTACTTCCAAAGAAAGGTACTTAAGAATTTAAAGCAGGCCCATCATATTTATCCTTAGTTTCtgtcatatatacatatatatatttacttatACTTTAACAATGGTGGATGCATATACATGTTCAAGCGCAtcttcaaataataaaaagaatccCTTCTTTCAGGCTATCTGAGGCTGCTTTAGAAGCTTGATTTTGGATGTCTGTATGATGTCAAAGACAGCAGATATTCCCAATCTGGTCACCACAGAGGCCTTTTCAATTAACTCCTCcagtcagaagaaagttggctgAAGGCAGAGGTGCTAAAACCGATTGTTTTAGACAATAGATTAACTGAAGGCCCAGTAAATGAAGATTATTTTGACCTTTTAATCATCCAAAGCTACTCTGCAGAGCCCATGCACTGAAAATACTCATCTTGAAATGAACAGACCACATCCTGTTAAAGTAACATTTGTGCAAATTTCATATggaaaatctttttcttttttgaaagacaaagcttcaaataattttaatattcataattataatttatattaaaattgtaatttaattgtaatatttataattttaataatttttaatattttatattactgCATAAATAACTGACTGTATACAGAAGATAAAAAAACCCCCCATCTTTTGTTTTAAGTTGCTTAAATCTGCATTTCCATCTTCTCATTATGGTTCCATTTACAGCAAAAGGAGGAGAAAACACTGGATGCTTTACAGTGAACTACTCTGCGACTGACATACTTTATGAGTGTAGAGGTGGTGGAGGCAGCATCAAAAGTAAAATGAATATTGGCCTTATATGCTATACTGCTagaagtattcactcacccatccaaatcacTGAATTTAGGTGTTTCAATCACTTCCATGGTCACAGGTGCATAAAATCAAGTACAGAAGCGtgctgcttctacaaacatttgtgaaagaatgggttgcTCTCAGGAGCTCACTAAATTCCAGAGTTGTCCTTTTATGAGACaccacctgtgcaacaagtccatTCCTGAAATTTCCTCA contains the following coding sequences:
- the cdca8 gene encoding borealin; the protein is MAPRKRTTKRKNNPKTAKLEAFMEDFDSEVKTRVGQVKEKINQLLKDVDNSYNMAIIKLPKAVRQMNWLEHWKSEKPQTPELDNAKRKEEAALVESVVAKDHTSLLKTIEKTLKMKGGATLSSEDENVPSTTKKGRTTRKPPTKTKRAKALSISKQSSTIRRSNRNPLITPARSLLDSSVMMGPTPLITPRFDPRLPKTPAVRVPRHKERVYSISVNGSPIAAGNEDIVINVPVGNGESIHLLASQMDSVDLSLLDETAMRSIRQLQNRLTTLCGTSE